aatatatatggagtttttttaaaacaacattgttatgtatgtatatctATAAAGTGGTGAAAGGAAaccataaaaataaacattaatagatatataatttttttgcattatttatttgacaTATTAACGGATTAATTTCATGCAAATTCagaggaaaaaaatattactatgcatataaatattgtatatagTAGGGGGAATGCATTAAAAtagggaaaaaaaaaaaaaaattatttacaaaaataaaaggtgataaaatattaatagtcaattgttttttttgcttaTTCTCATTTTatgagaaaaataaaaatgctttataaaagaaaagcAGAGTTTTGAATTacggaaaaaaaaatagttaatGTAAAGCGTAGGTATCatgttatatattagtaCACTTGTATGCGCTCAAGATAATCAAAGATATAAACTTGTGAAAATACCATAAAAGGCATGGAAAATTTgtaaatagaaaaataaaattattaatgaaagggataatattatatgtttagTTGGAAAACCGAAAGGAGACTAAAATTGGTGATTTCAAGTAttattgaatatataataattatttttaaaattatcaaatttgaaataaaagGGGAAAATCTCAATACGTGTAATACATGcttatatacattttggCTAACTCataactattattatttttttatcttatATTTTCCTATCATTAcgcatatttatatatatcttgtaaatactatatatttttttttcataacttttgcataaaaaaaatgtgataaaaatggaagAAGATAATGAGCATTttgatgaaaaagaaacaaCTCTTgacaaaaagaaaaataaaaaaaatataaatggaaCTGTAAAATCTCaaattaatgataataGTGAAAGTGACGAAAATAATTGTAATTCTAATACAGATGAAGAATCTTTATtgaaaaatgataaaaagcGAAAACAAAGTGCAAAggaaaaaggaaataaaagtaaTGTAACGAGAAGAGGGCGAAGGAAAAGGGAAGAGACAGAGGAAGATACAGATACCGacaaaaatgaagaaactGATATCATtgaaaaagatgaaaacAGTAATAGTAGTGAAAATGGAATAGCACAAAAAAGTAAAAGTAAAACTGggttagaaaaaaatgatagcAAACATACCTCAGAACGTTCAGAACTAGGTGACGAAAAAGAGGAACAAAGTGATAATGacgaaaatgaaaaaagaaaaaaggaaagatataaaaatataaagcaTTATAATGATGAAAGGAATAGTAACTCAAATAGAGACAAAAGTTCTGATTCAGAAAGTGATCAAGATGAAAGAAGTAGAAAAAGGGAAGATAAATCGGAAAGTTATAAAGAAgattatcataaaaaaaggagGAGAAAACCACATTCAAGTAATGATACCAATTCAAGTGACGATGATGAAAAACGGTCACATAAGTCCAGAAGTGTCAAAAAAAGAAGGCACGAAAGACGAGAAAGGAGGAGGCACCGAGGCAGAAGTCGGGGCAGAAGTAGAGACAGAAGTAGAGACAGAAGCAGAGACAGAAGTAGAGACAGAAGCAGAGACAAAAGTAGAGACAGAAGCAGAGACAGAAGTAGAGACAGAAACAGATACAGAGATAGGGATCGTGAGAGAAGGCGGGAAAGGGAAAGAGAAAGAATGCGAAGGGAAAGAGAAATTGaaagagaaaaaagaaGAGAAGAAAGACgtaaaaaagaagaattAGAAGAAGCAAAAAGAGATGATTTAACAGTATTAGTATTAAATTTAGATTTAAAAGCAGATGAAAGagatatatatgaatttttttcagaAGTTGCTGGAAAAGTTCGTGATATACAATGTATAAAAGATCAAAGGTCTGGGAAATCAAAAGGTGTAGCATATGTAGAATTCTATACACAAGAATCTGTTATAAAGGCATTATCAGTTAATGGttatatgttaaaaaaCAGACCAATTAAGGTTCAATCATCTCAAgctgaaaaaaatagagCAGCAAAAGCTACTAAACATCATCCAATTGATCCTAATGACATTccattaaaattatatatagggGGATTATTAGGTCCTTTAAGTAATATAACAGAACAAGAATTGaaacaattatttaatCCTTTTGGAGATATATTAGATGTAGAAATACATAGGGATCCATATACTGGTAAATCAAAAGGTTTTGGGTTCATACAATTTCATAAAGCTTCAGAAGCTATTGAAGCTATGACTGTAATGAATGGAATGGAAGTCGCTGGTCGAGAAATAAAAGTTAGTTATGCTCAAgattcaaaatatttattagcAACTGATGCATTAAAAGATTTAAATATTCCAAATTTGAATCAAATAAAAGCAGCAGCACAAGGGGTACAAAAATCTGCAAATAAAGAGGAGGAGCaagataatgaaaaaattgacAATGATGATGATGATGGAGGTGGATTAATAACTGGGGCAAGTAGCAAAATTGCTTTAATGCAAAAATTGCAAAGAGATACAATAATTGATGCTTCGGTAagattttcaaaaaaaaacaatctTATGCATTtacttcattttttatgtaacTCTATATCCAcggaaattatttttttctttatatttatagatTCCAAACACATATGCTATTGGAACAAATGCTATAGCAAGAAATTCGTTAAATAATGTATCGAGCCctttaaataatgtaaCATCAAACATTGTTTTATGTAATATGTTTTCACCAAATGATAGTAACATTGGTTCGGATCCTGATTTTTTTAGTGACATAATTGAAGATGTAAGGGAGGAATGTAGTAAATATggtaatattattaaaatatggttaaatactaaaaatatagatggtaagatttatattaaatataccAAAAATGATGAATCATTAAAAGCTTTTCAATGCTTAAATGGCAGATATTTTGGAGGTTCACTCATAAATGCCTATTTTATTAGTAATGCTACATGGGAATCCACATGCTGCTAAATAgaatttgaattatttttcaataattttttaaaaaaaagaaaataactTATACTATCATTGgatatgcacatatatatatgagcATATTATACACAggtttataatttaatttttctctttttttcaaatttattatagtAATTTTATGTCATTTTTACtcatattatattacatttttttcaccttttttatatatccatttaattgacttattttatacaatttaacgaattaatacattataatatatatacatataaaggAACAACTTTATAGGAAACGAGGAATAGCGCGGaatacattattttaagtataaattattttggaGTTAAGAATAagtatatacattttagTAATATACACTTATTACAATGTGTTTTCTTGCTCAAAATACCATATAATCTTACGAATGTAAGTGAATAGATATCGGCACATGCACATGTGTTCGTGGTACTGAAAATAAacgataataaaaaataataaaaaaataataataaaaatatatacacatgtgtctatatgcatataattcTACAATTTGAAGCGCTCATATAACCATGCACTGAATAATATTCTTTCAAAAATggggaaaaaataaacataagacgcataaaaaatggaataaatTGAGAAAATAACtaaatttttgaaaaaaaagtgaaataaaattatacttatttttctttttgtttCAACATTGATGAgacatataattttattttttatatttataatttaggACACATTgcagaaaattatatacaacaaaattaatttaaacaaaatttaaaattttggTTGGTTATAaaactttttttcttttgcTTTCCTCATTTGGGCAATTGTGTAAATATTGTGCAGGCTATTATTGTTTGTCgctttattttgtttatttttttttcatcatttttttgtttgtttttgttcattataaaatgttatacatttaaaaatatggatacaaaaaaaagaaaaaagctTAGAACAGCGTTATTTTAAGGActatattgttatttgcatattaatcattttttttgtaatttcaaacattttatattttaattgtatATGTTATAACCTAATATAGCATACAAACTAATTACCCCTATTTtgtatacatttatttcttcaaaaaaataacgatttaaaacaaatataaaagagcAAAGTTTATAAcacattttaattataatgttgtaataaaatatgttttgatatatttatgatagacatatttttatgatatacCAAATAAGAATGGATTAATAAAagtgtaatatatattcatatatccACTATAATTGTtgtattaattatattaccactattttaagaaaaaataaaagagtgaaaagatatattttgttgtctcataatattatgattTTGTGGTTATAGCATATAcgattttaaatattaacattttggtgtaaaaaaaataagcttatgaacaaatatgaaatattttatattatgaaagGCTAAATTACCCAATTAGTTTATTTGATTGTAACTAcgtatttatatataaaaggaTACATGTGCACTTAATTAGTATCCAACTTTTGCTAAGTTATTTGCTTTTAcattttcgtttttttatcatctcAAAGTATAAATGTTAAAATTAAGGGttattcaaattatatttattatatatatggatacaaaaatgtattatttgttattggtaatgtttaataaaaattatgatttgtatatatagatatttaAGGCGTAGTGttatttttcctttttttttatcaatattaaCTTTTACAGggtttcaaaaaaaattttacgcggtattttatatataataaaaaaataatatattggGCAGCGTagtattttaatatatatatatatatatattgctTTTAACTCTTGGGCATTTAACAATATGCATAGtatcacattttttttatttcttaatataaataagtgTTTgggtatataatatatttattcataattttattattctctTACTTTTTTTTGCCGCAATTTTAGGATGCATAATTCCAAGTTTTATCCAtacattaataaatttttatgtacTTTTTATTCGACCGATATTAgtatatagtatatatatatataattatatataaattaatactttttgatagaaaaaaataactgaagtaaaacaaaaatttatatttaaataatattcactattttattattttttataaatatataatttttttatttttgctGCGATGCACctaaaacattttattagTTTGTAATAGGggaattaataatttgcccatactatttaaataataataataaaaggaaaaaatgtatataattatatacacCCCATTTTAccattaaataaatatatataatactataattttcctcctaaattataatttatattttgataaaatatataaacttgaatttttatttatttcctaatatatatgaaaacaATACGTTTTTTGAAAAACGCATCATGTGTTTGatttattcattatattatttatttatagacatatttatatatttttttctgagCATCATCAATGTTATATTCATCCATATGTAATAGACatgtatacataatataattaatatatgatttttttgaataaaataatttcttaTTTTCATTGGGTAGAAAATAAGGGGTGTCTATAATACAACGTTTAAGTTTATTTACACATTAacagaaaaataaaacaaaaaaaataatcgaatatatgcaaaaaaaacatataaatatatcaaaattttattttacaaaatatatacagaAAAATATCACCTTTTATGTACACATAACATTACTACACTTTTTTATTCcccataaaaatataaaatgggaggcgaaaataattttgatggTTTATCTTTTTTCGAAAGCAATAATTTTCAAAGCACAAACCGAGATTTTATGAGAGGAACAAtgaatgataataatagtagAAGTGAAGAAAAAGGGTTACTAGAAAAAGCTATAAGCTTTTCAAAAAAAGGGGCAGAAAGTATACAAAAAGGAATTCAAAAAACACTAGacaaaacaaatttaaataattctcCATCATTAATATCTAATTCAACAGCTGCAGATACAGGATCCATGTTTTCGAATTTTCCATCTTTTACTAACCAAAATAGAGAAAATTCTACAAGTTCAATTTATGCATTTACAACACTActatcatataaaaatttccCATTATTTTGTCTTTTATTTGGAATTAGTATTGTTTTTATGATACTATCCTTATTTACCTTACCAATGATTGTGATCACTCCTAGACAGTTTGGCTTTTTCTTTACATTGTCTTCAATATGTTTCGTTTTATCATTGGCATTTCTTAAAGGGTTTTCTAACTTATACACTCATTTGATCGAGAAAAAACGGTGagaataatgaaaataaaaatacacaaaCTTTTACATAATccttcaaaataaaatatttttccattttatatttttccattttagTCTCCCATTCACAAGCGCATACATATTATCCCTAGTTGCAACCCTCTATTTTACCATCATTAAGcccttttatttatttgtaatcacaaaacatatatttactaaGTTTATGTTttcatatatgcatttgGGGCAAGTATTATCCCATATAGTTcatccatatatatacctcTTTGAATTgcttatataaatttatcaaatatatttttccccATTTTCAGGCCTTAATAACATCCATTGTTCAAATGTTTGCACTTATTTCTTTCATTGTTTCGTATATACCAGGTAAATAaggaatttaaaaaaaagaggcAGCCTCAATGTGTTGTCAAAtctgatatatatatgtgtatactAACAATTAATAAAGCAAtgtttcatcattttcttcatttttaaatatacagGAGGATCTAAcgtaataaaaatgatactTGGTGGaatgtataattatattaaaaatttatttcgtAGAAATAATTCCTCAGATTTACCTTTTTAActttagtatttttttgttcttccccccataaattttatgcgtattattttcttcgtattttaaattatatattttacaaatgctcgtacacatatatagtatatatgaggatatatatttatacacccatatatatgcatatatactctcttattttatatctttatatatccattttgAAATTAAGACAAGTATAgatacatgtatatatatacaatttaaCAAAAACGAACAAATCTCCGtgatagtttttttttttttttttatgatattaCACACTCATTTGACATTTGcaaattttaattgtattatttatcTTTAAGAATTGTAtgatgtttttttttattataattctTTCTATGGATATTAACTTTTTTAAGTTTAATtaaagtaataaaaataaacatgcTATTGTGCATACAGTATATATGCAAACATATATTGgtatgattattttttgtgaaaAAGTCTTATACATTAcgtatgtatgtatgtatgtatgtatatatatataatatttacttTGAAATGACATAATTTAaagtttataaaattgtaataaaaaaatatataacacaAGAAGAAATTggcacatttttttattgcaataattattttaatacattttcTTCGACATTATTTGAAGTGgcataaaatatactttttaaacgatgttaaaattgttttttaaaacttctataaaaataaataaggtattttgtgaataattatatcataaaaattgattaaaatattactagttttatatgcatatatttattatagtTTGTTGTGAGTTAAATGGTTGCCAAATactgtattttattttggtcATTGACATACACCAGCACATAATTACTAAgcatatattcatttttgtttatatatttttttacatttaattGTCTTAAAAAtctgcaaaaaaaaaaaatagcataTAAGGAAATATTATACCAAGACAAATGCACAGAAAGttagaaatataatataaattttgttcagtttattttttattgttacaTAGGTACAAATATGGGATTATATTGTAAATACAAGACATATACAAacgtataaatatatataaagaaataagACAAAAATGCACGAAATTTTATTGGGAGAAAATAGACAAGTCTATGATATAGAATGGGGAGTTTGGGGATTTTTTTCAgaattatcattattaaaaagaataatattttttttgctatttttttttctatggattatatatttattattaagcTTATTTGCAATTCCTAAAATATTTGTGggtaatataaaaagttttGGTTTTAGGTATTCTTTAagcaatttatttttgttattaagTTTTTGCACGACATTGAATCCTTATGAAAGGTTACGTggaatttattataatgattcgtatttttttagtgaaaaaactatatttttttcatgtttaatatgtataatatttagCATTTTATcgtgtttattttttccttatttttttttaattactttatttatgatagtgcaaattattattttttttacatatattatgtgTCGTTTCGATCGAATAAGATCGTTTGTTTTATcaatttattcatttcaTTACTAATATCAggaaacaataaaaaaacgaaaaaatataaaaaaacgaaaaaagtaaaaataatatgtatacatatacaGCGTAACGTATCAATGTAATGGTAAAGAAATGCAAACAGCAAAATAATCTAAACATACTATGTGGAACATTGATATTTGATAATTATGTATACacatacattttttttttaaatgatttaaaGCTAAGCATTTATGtaacaaatattaaaagaaaatatgcatgcacatttgtaattatataaattaataaacgTATGTAGAAATATAAGAGGGAATACATCATAAcgatattaataaaagttGTTTTGTCAAACCCtatcaaatttataacGGTATTTATACACACGCAGCGGGAAGATCGTCAAGTCCTGTACATTTTATCAAATCAACGTTACAATAAGTCAAACCACaattataacatttatttGAGCATGGATCTCCAAATAGACATTTTAACCAGCAATTTGATTTTCCACACTCAACAGATTCTTTAAAACATTCTGAACAAGTATTTGATAATTGAACATTTTTTGTTGCTAATTCTTTTTGAACACAAATCATTGTTTTTTCCCCAGATCCTAAATTATCAACAGAGCAATGCATCATAgcattataaaaaaaattacttGGTGACATTCCATCTCTCACTATAGGCTCACTGTTTTCAATTTTtccatatattatatctttatCTGATTGGGATATACAACCATTTGTTATAAAACTGGAATTATTACCTTGGACAGCATATCCGCAATCacttaaattatttattatatttttatttaatatatttatggtTTCTAATTTGatatcataaaatatatcgcaattaaatataacatGTGGTAAACCAATTACAACAAATGATTTATTAGCATTACATAAACTTTCGACATTTCcatttttcaatatatttgatattCTTATTAATACTCTTTTTGGATTTAAATCATTATATCGACCACTTAATAATTCATCAATGTGTTTAAGTACAACATCTCGTTTTTTTGCATAtgtaaatgataaaattgtatCGATAGCATCCTTTAAAACTATACCATCTTTAAATTCTCCTTCCCAATTATCGTTCCACCATTTATTATGTACTTTGCTGttatatgcattattatatggACTGCCCCAATAGTTGTTAGTatctataatattattattgtttaattttttggTAGAATTATTTCCTAAATGATCAGGTTCACATAATATCGAAATAAGGCCAAAAATTGGTCTTAATTCATTGCTTAATAGACCAAATATTGCCAGCACAAATAGAGTTAATATACTAATATTctgaattattttcatttaaaatttttttttgtatacttttttgaaaaaatttaacTTTATTTGTGCAAataatacacatatatattattattgctaTTATTGGTTAGTTTTACTCTTTTATACATTCGAATCAGTATAGGATGTCGATTTATTCAAATATGATTCACTCTATTTATGTGTGTCGTATGCacgcatatataattatatatatatatataaattaaaattaacgaaaaataacttattttaccaaagtttaaaaaaaaaaaaaattaatgtgAATATACCAAAACTATGCTAAATCATTTCATAGAATTGcgaatataaaatattttattaaaattcataaaaataaataaattaatttgagaataatgtattatattgCAGTTTCCtacaattataattatttatttttcaatttttatgattaaaaaaattggaaaattaatataaaaaaattaaaatagtaataggcaatcaaataaaaactatGAGTGCAAATAGCATATTACTAAAAAGTTTTACAATTAAATTTCCCCTTctatgtaataatattctatattaattacaattcatataattcaCATTGCGTATGTACCTATAGTATATTTTAGAATAAgtatttattgttttttccgtatatttttattagcaCAGATATTGTATTGTACTATATTGTATAATATAGCAATGATATCATAACGACTTTATT
This DNA window, taken from Plasmodium berghei ANKA genome assembly, chromosome: 13, encodes the following:
- a CDS encoding splicing factor 1, putative codes for the protein MEEDNEHFDEKETTLDKKKNKKNINGTVKSQINDNSESDENNCNSNTDEESLLKNDKKRKQSAKEKGNKSNVTRRGRRKREETEEDTDTDKNEETDIIEKDENSNSSENGIAQKSKSKTGLEKNDSKHTSERSELGDEKEEQSDNDENEKRKKERYKNIKHYNDERNSNSNRDKSSDSESDQDERSRKREDKSESYKEDYHKKRRRKPHSSNDTNSSDDDEKRSHKSRSVKKRRHERRERRRHRGRSRGRSRDRSRDRSRDRSRDRSRDKSRDRSRDRSRDRNRYRDRDRERRRERERERMRREREIEREKRREERRKKEELEEAKRDDLTVLVLNLDLKADERDIYEFFSEVAGKVRDIQCIKDQRSGKSKGVAYVEFYTQESVIKALSVNGYMLKNRPIKVQSSQAEKNRAAKATKHHPIDPNDIPLKLYIGGLLGPLSNITEQELKQLFNPFGDILDVEIHRDPYTGKSKGFGFIQFHKASEAIEAMTVMNGMEVAGREIKVSYAQDSKYLLATDALKDLNIPNLNQIKAAAQGVQKSANKEEEQDNEKIDNDDDDGGGLITGASSKIALMQKLQRDTIIDASIPNTYAIGTNAIARNSLNNVSSPLNNVTSNIVLCNMFSPNDSNIGSDPDFFSDIIEDVREECSKYGNIIKIWLNTKNIDGKIYIKYTKNDESLKAFQCLNGRYFGGSLINAYFISNATWESTCC
- a CDS encoding protein transport protein SFT2, putative codes for the protein MGGENNFDGLSFFESNNFQSTNRDFMRGTMNDNNSRSEEKGLLEKAISFSKKGAESIQKGIQKTLDKTNLNNSPSLISNSTAADTGSMFSNFPSFTNQNRENSTSSIYAFTTLLSYKNFPLFCLLFGISIVFMILSLFTLPMIVITPRQFGFFFTLSSICFVLSLAFLKGFSNLYTHLIEKKRLPFTSAYILSLVATLYFTIIKPFYLFALITSIVQMFALISFIVSYIPGGSNVIKMILGGMYNYIKNLFRRNNSSDLPF